Proteins co-encoded in one Theileria equi strain WA chromosome 3, complete sequence genomic window:
- a CDS encoding 26S protease regulatory subunit, putative (encoded by transcript BEWA_001300A) encodes MATKIELPKTVLENENLFSKLKNLEKQIKLSDIQEDYIKEEYKNLQLELIRARNEIKRIQSVPLLIGQFLDIIDKNYGIVSSTAGSNYYVRILSTINRELLTPNTSVALHRHSHSVVDLLPPEADSSIQMLTVAEKPNVTYSDIGGMDSQKQEIREAVELPLTCPELYKQIGIDPPVGVLLYGPPGTGKTMLAKAVAHHTNCTFIKFVGSEFVQKYLGEGPRMVRDIFRLARENAPAILFIDEVDAIATKRFDAQTGADREVQRILLELLNQMDGFTQNVDVKVIMATNRPDTLDPALLRPGRLDRKIEFPLPDRRERRLIFQTITSKMNVADDVDLEVIVSRPEKISSADIAAICLEAGLQAIRNNRYVVTTKDFEQGWDRHVRKHELDYHFYGI; translated from the exons ATGGCCACCAAAATAGAGTTGCCTAAAACAGTTTTGGAGAACGAGAATttgttctccaaactcaaaaatttggaaaaacaAATAAAGCTCTCCGATATTCAG GAGGACTACATAAAAGAAGAGTACAAGAACCTACAGCTGGAGCTTATTAGAGCTAGAAACGAGATAAAGAGAATACAAAGTGTGCCCCTTCTGATTGGACAATTTTTGGACATTATCGATAAGAATTATGGCATCGTCTCATCCACCGCCGGGTCAAACTATTACGTGCGCATTCTTTCAACAATAAATAG GGAACTCTTGACCCCAAACACGAGTGTAGCACTTCATAGACACAGCCATAGCGTTGTAGATTTGCTGCCTCCAGAGGCAGATTCATCTATTCAAATGTTAACTGTCGCAGAGAAACCAAATGTTACATACTCG GATATTGGTGGTATGGACTCACAAAAGCAAGAGATTAGAGAAGCTGTTGAATTACCACTTACATGTCCAGAGCTCTATAAACAAATTGGAATCGATCCACCCGTTGGAGTTTTACTCTATGGACCTCCAG GAACTGGAAAGACTATGCTTGCGAAGGCTGTTGCACATCATACTaattgtacatttatcaAATTTGTTGGTTCAGAATTTGTCCAAAAGTATCTGGGAGAGGGCCCTAGAATGGTTCGTGATATTTTTAGATTGGCCCGTGAAAATGCTCCTGCAATATTGTTTATCGACGAAGTTGATGCAATTGCAACAAAAAGATTTGATGCACAAACTGGTGCAGATAGAGAAGTTCAACGTATATTGTTGGAATTATTGAACCAAATGGACGGTTTCACACAAAATGTGGATGTAAAAGTTATCATGGCGACAAACAGACCAGATACTTTGGATCCAGCTCTTTTGCGTCCAGGGAGATTGGATAGGAAAATTGAATTCCCGTTGCCAGATCGGAGGGAAAGGAGACTAATTTTCCAGACAATCACCAGTAAAATGAATGTCGCTGATGATGTAGACTTGGAAGTCATTGTTTCAAGACCGGAGAAGATTTCTTCTGCGGATATTGCTGCGATTTGCCTGGAAGCTGGTCTTCAGGCTATTCGTAATAATAG ATATGTTGTTACTACAAAGGACTTTGAACAAGGATGGGATCGACACGTTCGCAAACATGAACTTGACTATCACTTTTACGGGATTTAA
- a CDS encoding hypothetical protein (encoded by transcript BEWA_001270A): MGDKSANTLEEDSSSDTDRIVRNEISCYSRSCKDLLNRNELLPCTKCRKCYHAKCCDPPISYLNAARYQWFCNRCKICAGCDDNSSKRDHTMLICDACDRSFHMECTKEKYSEVPKGAWFCDDCSICQICDIKLTERESNNPTNYSLEGNKLCTVCLFKKGLAQGFTLTQNDGEDCCCVCSKSTSMAATAGDSRVTCARCKQGAHTRCSQRQIRKPVLHIYEIATWICSNCAKIHTKT; encoded by the exons ATGGGCGATAAGAGCGCCAATACCCTTGAAGAAGATTCTAGCTCAGATACGG ATCGAATAGTTAGGAATGAGATCAGCTGCTACAGCAGATCCTGCAAAGATCTGCTCAATAGAAACGAACTTTTGCCCTGTACAAAATGTAGAAAGTGCTATCACGCCAA GTGCTGTGATCCACCAATAAGCTATTTAAATGCAGCCAGATATCAGTGGTTTTGTAACCGTTGCAAG ATTTGTGCGGGATGTGACGACAATTCTAGCAAACGTGACCATACAATGCTAATTTGCGACGCCTGTGACAGGTCATTTCACATGGAGTGTACAAAGGAAAAGTACTCTGAAGTTCCCAAAGGTGCATGGTTTTGTGATGACTGTTCCATCTGTCAAATATGTGACATTAAACTCACTGAAAGGGAGTCCAAT AATCCTACAAACTACTCTCTTGAGGGAAATAAGTTGTGTACAGTATGCCTCTTCAAAAAGGGTCTAGCGCAAGGATTTACCCTGACCCAAAACGATGGTGAAGACTGTTGTTGTGTCTGCTCAAAATCCACGAGTATGGCCGCAACCGCAGGAGATAGTAGAGTTACCTGTGCAAGGTGTAAACAGG GAGCCCATACACGATGCTCACAGCGCCAAATCAGGAAACCTGTTTTGCACATTTACGAAATAGCAACTTGGATATGCAGCAACTGCGCCAAAATACACACAAAGACATGA
- a CDS encoding 60S ribosomal protein L7, putative (encoded by transcript BEWA_001290A), translating to MKGLDGEIKKKETILKGHRIDLKRRSELAKEISKIKSENRANRIKNPIVSLNKIFKKSKQRLLDIKRTKSLEKKERLFPAEKYGLLFVVRNFREVESNVSRDALQELGLLTMNTGRFFSNSVENLKLLDKVLPFIYYGKPSLKHVTDILHKRGTVYAQGNKTNLISSNVVVEDNFGKFGLYSIGELIDAIYNGSEGHDDMLRILGPIKLSKSDRLEQFVFHPIYPYKTFTHLHANI from the exons atgaAGGGTCTTGATGGAGAGATCAAGAAGAAGGAGACGATCTTGAAAGGTCACAGAATAGACCTCAAGAGGAGATCCGAGTTGGCAAAGGAAATTAGCAAAATAAAATCG GAAAATAGAGCGAATCGCATTAAAAATCCAATAGTATCGCTAAAtaaaatcttcaaaaaGTCCAAACAGCGCCTTTTGGACATTAAAAG GACCAAGTCCCTTGAAAAGAAGGAGAGATTATTCCCGGCAGAAAAGTATGGACTCCTCTTTGTGGTCCGTAACTTCCGCGAAGTTGAGTCAAACGTCTCTAGAGATGctctacaa GAGCTTGGCCTGCTAACAATGAATACCGGAAGGTTCTTTAGCAACTCTGTGGAAAACTTGAAGCTTCTGGATAAGGTATTGCCCTTTATCTACTATGGGAAGCCTTCACTTAAACATGTCACCGATATATTACACAAAAG GGGTACCGTCTACGCTCAAGGAAACAAGACTAATCTTATAAGTAGCAACGTAGTTGTTGAAGACAATTTCGGCAAATTTGGTCTTTATAGTATCGGAGAACTCATTGACGCAATTTACAATGGCTCAGAGGGCCATGATGATATGTTGAGAATTTTGGGACCAATAAAACTCTCAAAGTCCGACCGACTGGAACAGTTCGTCTTCCATCCCATTTATCCAtataaaacatttacaCACCTTCATGCAAATATATAG
- a CDS encoding adenylosuccinate synthetase, putative (encoded by transcript BEWA_001280A): MPKSSDYTLVFLTPMVKKDVYDKSTHKVLLVSGMQWGDEGKGKVVSDLSKEADVLARYNGGHNSGHDVVLNGVQYKLHLLPCGSMHENTKIVLGNGVVINIENLLKEVDILAQNGISLLDRLYISERAHLIFNIHAEIDCKQESDLSKKYGEIGTTKKGIGPSYSTKSLRTGIMIGEMLHWETFSELVHRLMHSCTTNNPDQLAEKELARHKEMFKKIEHCIVDTSFLITKAVENGQKVFFEGANGVLLDLSLGTYPYVTSSNTTTSGIYNGLGISPSIPVFRIGVLKAYQTRIGSGPFPTELFGEVYDKLQTTGMEVGVTSGRKRRCGWLDLVSVRYAQLTNGFNVINLTKLDIMSIFDTIKVCVDYKHSKTGAILPRGSFPATSFQFSQYEPVYKEFPGWRTDLSEITKFEDLPAEAKAYVEFIENDLGVWIQWIGVGKDTKKTIVRT; encoded by the exons ATGCCGAAAAGTTCAGATTATACTCTTGTTTTCCTCACTCCAATGGTGAAGAAGGACGTTTACGATAAATCAACCCACAAG GTTCTCCTTGTTTCTGGTATGCAATGGGGAGATGAAGGCAAAGGAAAGGTCGTATCAGATCTATCCAAAGAAGCCGATGTATTGGCCAGATACAATG GTGGACACAATTCCGGGCATGATGTGGTACTTAACGGGGTTCAATACAAGCTACACTTGCTCCCTTGTGGTTCGATGCACGAAAATACCAAAATCGTCCTTGGTAATGGCGTTGTCATCAACATTGAGAATCTACTCAAGGAAGTTGACATCCTTGCACAAAATGGAATTAGTCTCCTAGACAGACTTTACATCTCAGAAAGGGCCCATTTAATCTTTAACATACATGCGGAAATCGATTGTAAGCAAGAAAGTGACCTCTCAAAAAAATATGGAGAAATTGGTACAACCAAAAAGGGAATTGGTCCCTCGTACTCGACAAAGAGCCTTCGTACTGGTATCATGATTGGAGAAATGCTCCATTGGGAAACATTTAGCGAACTGGTTCACCGTTTAATGCACAGCTGCACTACCAATAATCCTGATCAGCTTGCTGAAAAGGAGTTGGCCAGACACAAAGAGATGTTCAAGAAGATCGAACATTGTATTGTTGATACCAGCTTCCTCATAACTAAGGCCGTGGAAAATGGACAGAAGGTATTTTTCGAGGGAGCTAATGGCGTATTGCTGGATTTGTCTTTGGGTACATATCCGTATGTTACGTCCAGCAATACAACAACCAGCGGTATTTACAATGGCCTCGGAATCTCACCTTCTATTCCAGTATTCAGAATCGGAGTTTTGAAGGCTTACCAAACAAGAATAGGGTCTGGACCATTTCCAACCGAGTTGTTTGGAGAAGTTTATGATAAGTTACAGACAACTGGTATGGAAGTTGGAGTTACAAGCGGTCGTAAAAGACGCTGTGGATGGTTAGACTTGGTTAGTGTTCGGTATGCACAACTTACAAACGGATTTAACGTGATTAATCTTACAAAATTGGATATTATGAGCATATTCGATACCATTAAAGTGTGCGTCGATTACAAACACTCCAAAACAG GAGCTATTTTGCCCCGCGGTTCCTTCCCCGCAACATCATTCCAATTTTCTCAATACGAGCCAGTTTACAAGGAATTCCCTGGTTGGAGAACCGACTTGTCTGAAATTACAAAGTTTGAAGATCTTCCTGCAGAGGCTAAAGCCTATGTTGAATTCATAGAGAATGATTTGGGTGTTTGGATCCAATGG ATTGGTGTTGGCAAGGATACAAAAAAGACAATAGTTAGGACATGA